In the genome of Aspergillus luchuensis IFO 4308 DNA, chromosome 2, nearly complete sequence, one region contains:
- a CDS encoding ACL4 family protein (COG:S;~EggNog:ENOG410PI0V;~InterPro:IPR011990,IPR019734,IPR013026;~PFAM:PF13181,PF13174;~go_function: GO:0005515 - protein binding [Evidence IEA]), which translates to MGKSRPHNKKASKSRAKSVLGAGGSVSKQKMNEDPSKLLEQATIQLQTGQPDAALQLAQQALNNAPDNSPSQLVALNTVGEIYVELGEIDVAKQHFMRAIELDPNGTIPEAEGGGAEKFLWLAQLSEQGGKDSVQWFEKGVSSLRHIIQQLEQKPGPEEALELAEKKRKMANALCAVAEIYMTDLSWEEDAENRCESLITEALLVAPNAPEVLQTLASIRISQLRTEEAQAALRRSLDLWKDLPPEDLSIPDFATRISLSRLLMEVGMELEALEVLERLILEDDQSVEAWYLGGWCLQLLAGKQQAPKDADEEDGNTPEARRHASLVASREWLKQSLTLYDLVQYEDERLKEHALELVQEMNKEIGEDMDDDEAGEGEEDWEDEEIEVESDGDDEMADS; encoded by the exons ATGGGAAAATCAAGACCTCACAACAAGAAGGCCTCCAAATCTCGCGCAAAGTCCGTTTTGGGCGCTGGCGGCTCGGTTTCGAAACAAAAAATGAACGAAGACCCCTCTAAGCTCCTCGAGCAGGCGACGATACAGCTCCAGACCGGTCAACCGGATGCTGCTCTCCAGTTAGCTCAGCAAGCTCTTAACAATGCGCCGGACAATTCTCCATCTCAATTAGTGGCACTTAATACCGTTGGGGAGATCTACGTTGAGCTGGGCGAAATCGATGTTGCGAAACAACACTTTATGCGTGCCATCGAGCTCGACCCGAATGGCACGATCCCTGAGGCTGAAGGAGGCGGTGCTGAGAAGTTCCTATGGCTAGCTCAATTGAGCGAACAGGGTGGGAAGGACAGCGTTCAATGGTTCGAGAAGGGAGTGTCGTCGCTCAGGCATATTATCCAGCAGCTTGAGCAGAAACCTGGCCCTGAGGAAGCGCTTGAgctggccgagaagaagcgcaagatgGCGAATGCCCTCTGCGCTGTTGCTGAGATCTACATGACCGATCTCTC gtgggaagaagatgcggaAAACCGTTGCGAATCACTCATCACAGAAGCCCTCCTTGTCGCTCCGAATGCGCCCGAAGTACTACAGACCCTCGCATCGATCCGGATCTCGCAGCTACGGACAGAAGAGGCTCAAGCAGCGCTCAGGAGGAGTCTCGATCTTTGGAAAGACCTACCGCCCGAGGACTTGTCCATTCCTGACTTTGCGACAAGAATCAGTCTTTCCCGTCTCCTGATGGAGGTCGGCATGGAGCTTGAGGCTCTAGAGGTGCTGGAACGCCTTATCTTGGAGGACGACCAAAGTGTGGAGGCATGGTAtcttggaggatggtgtCTGCAGCTCCTGGCCGGGAAGCAACAAGCACCTAAGGATGCCGACGAAGAGGACGGCAACACCCCAGAGGCCAGGCGCCATGCATCCCTCGTGGCTAGCCGCGAATGGCTCAAGCAAAGCTTAACGCTGTACGACCTCGTTCAGTATGAGGACGAGAGACTTAAGGAACACGCACTAGAATTGGTCCAAGAGATGAACAAGGAGATCGGTGAAGAcatggatgacgatgaggccggggagggcgaggaagactgggaggacgaggagatcgaggTGGAATctgatggcgatgacgagATGGCTGACTCATAA
- the MMS2 gene encoding E2 ubiquitin-conjugating protein MMS2 (BUSCO:EOG09264UD3;~COG:O;~EggNog:ENOG410PMX7;~InterPro:IPR016135,IPR000608;~PFAM:PF00179) translates to MGAKVPRNFRLLEELEKGEKGLGAESCSYGLADGEDMMMSNWNGTILGPPHSVHENRIYSVNIHCGPDYPDNPPTIQFVSRVNLPCVDGRSGKVDPTKLPCLAQWKREYTMETILVELRRYMALPQHKKLPQPPEGSNF, encoded by the exons ATGGGAGCTAAAGTGCCCAGAAATTTCAGACTGCTcgaagagctggagaagggtgAGAAGGGCTTGGGAGCTG AATCATGCTCCTATGGTCTTGCAGATGGtgaagacatgatgatgagtaaCTGGAACGGCACTATTCTTGGCCCCCCTCAC AGTGTCCACGAGAACAGAATTTACAGCGTCAACATCCATTGCGGTCCGGACTACCCTGACAACCCCCCTACTATTCAGTTTGTATCCCGAGTCAACTTGCCATGCGTTGATGGCCGGAGCGGAAAG GTCGATCCTACCAAGCTGCCTTGCTTGGCTCAGTGGAAGCGCGAGTATACCATGGAAACTATTCTAGTCGAGCTCAGAAG ATATATGGCTCTGCCCCAGCACAAGAAGCTTCCGCAGCCTCCGGAAGGCTCGAACTTCTAG
- a CDS encoding LYR motif-containing protein (COG:S;~EggNog:ENOG410PSES;~InterPro:IPR008011;~PFAM:PF05347): MHRTVVPRQSSAHRFATLALYRALLRQCAKLPHSPSELAACKPYIQNRFNRYKTLQSPSQTANSLRAGYEALDLLYSASQGDQNGVQRIRKLISESEAAKRQKSEWHRERAKVIPVKPVSRKELKKEANKRYRVLTAKRHPDATSILARPRPVVNGKRRVPVLVNARGFPFLLIKKPQPKFLSAVLDSKLKRRWKRMERLKRLESELPMARDEDEWDLLTGHKEDAKWAGPIRVSLKEVQGQISEGDRRTKELAQAMWKVVLEERKLAEQEEKQRVERAGEQPAVEKGNPSAEEHDKKRPSEG; this comes from the exons ATGCATAGAACAGTTGTTCCCAGGCAGTCTTCCGCTCATCGTTTCGCAA CTTTGGCACTTTATCGAGCGCTCCTCCGACAATGCGCCAAACTACCACATTCTCCCTCCGAACTCGCTGCGTGCAAGCCGTACATCCAGAATAGATTCAACAGATACAAAACGCTTCAGAGTCCGTCTCAAACAGCCAATTCACTTAGGGCAGGCTACGAG GCTCTTGACCTACTGTACTCAGCCTCGCAAGGCGACCAAAATGGCGTTCAACGGATAAGGAAACTCATATCGGAAAGTGAAGCGGCAAAGCGACAGAAATCCGAATGGCACAGGGAACGAGCTAAGGTTATTCCGGTAAAGCCCGTGAGCCggaaggagctgaagaaaGAGGCAAACAAACGATACCGAGTATTGACTGCGAAACGGCATCCGGATGCTACCTCTATTCTTGCACGTCCTCGGCCTGTAGTCAATGGGAAGCGTCGAGTTCCTGTACTCGTGAATGCGCGTGGTTTCCcgttcctcctcatcaagaAGCCCCAGCCTAAGTTTCTTAGCGCTGTTCTGGATTCGAAACTGAAAAGGcgctggaagaggatggagcgCCTAAAAAGGCTCGAGTCTGAGTTGCCCATGGCCAgggacgaggatgaatggGATCTACTAACTGGCCACAAGGAAGATGCAAAGTGGGCTGGGCCAATTAGAGTGTCGCTCAAAGAGGTGCAGGGACAAATATCAGAAGGTGATAGGAGGACTAAGGAACTGGCGCAAGCTATGTGGAAAGTCGTTCTTGAAGAGCGCAAGCTGGCGGAACAAGAGGAGAAGCAACGGGTTGAGCGAGCCGGAGAGCAACCAGCGGTAGAAAAAGGGAATCCCTCAGCAGAGGAACACGATAAGAAACGGCCGAGTGAGGGATGA
- a CDS encoding RWD domain-containing protein (BUSCO:EOG09265K60;~COG:S;~EggNog:ENOG410PPZ9;~InterPro:IPR016135,IPR040213,IPR006575;~PFAM:PF05773;~go_function: GO:0005515 - protein binding [Evidence IEA]): protein MGREDQIEEREVLDSIFPEEITDISDTSYRISIALDAPENDVEETEQPVLLLQVTYPADYPDVAPELELSAPPNAPKHPRLDISEDRDRLLETLQPTIEENMGMAMVFTLVSALKESAEELMAERVNAVHAEKEMEAKKAEEEENRKFQGTAVNRETFLEWRDKFIKEMEEEEKRKREEKEAEEKKATKKGPAKEEKKLTGKQLWERGLAGRADFDEDEEDGIPAAVENMKIAA, encoded by the exons ATGGGCCGCGAAGACCAGATCGAAGAGCGCGAAGTGCTCGACTCCATTTTCCCCGAGGAAATCACAG ATATTTCTGACACCTCATACCGGATATCAATTGCTCTTGACGCACCCGAAAATGACGTCGAAGAAACAGAGCAGCCTGTCTTGCTCCTGCAAGTCACATACCCAGCAGACTACCCGGATGTTGCACCGGAACTAGAGTTGAGTGCGCCTCCGAACGCACCGAAACACCCCCGACTAGACATCAGTGAGGACCGGGACCGACTTCTCGAAACCTTGCAACCGACCATTGAGGAGAACATGGGAATGGCTATGGTATTTACGCTGGTTAGTGCTTTGAAGGAGAGCGCCGAAGAGCTCATGGCGGAGCGCGTGAATGCCGTTCACGCCGAAAAAGAgatggaggcgaagaaggcggaagaggaggagaaccgGAAGTTCCAGGGCACTGCTGTTAATCGGGAGACGTTCTTGGAGTGGCGCGACAAGTTCAtaaaggagatggaggaggaagagaagaggaagcgcgaggagaaggaggcggaggagaagaaggctaCCAAGAAGGGTCCggcaaaggaagaaaagaagttgACGGGCAAGCAGCTGTGGGAGAGAGGTCTTGCTGGAAGGGCAGactttgatgaagatgaggaggatggtatTCCGGCTGCTGTGGAGAATATGAAGATAGCTGCTTAG